A stretch of DNA from Cryptomeria japonica chromosome 4, Sugi_1.0, whole genome shotgun sequence:
ATCTGGAAATGCTGGCCCTCTTATATCCCCAAAATGTTGTCTTCTAGGAAGCCGATAATTATCAGTATGAGAACAATAACCCCTAAACTGTAACCTGTAACCATTCTTCAGTAAGACAACCATGATTCACCATGGATTAACCCTCAGAGATTAAGGGAATACGATTCCCAACATATGCAGACTCTACAGAAGCTGAAACTGAAAATTGTAACCTAGCTGTAGCCGTACTTTCCAAAAATATGTACGTGGCTGATCAAAGCTGCCCAAGAATCATGATTTCTACCTAGCGATTTCTGGAACTTCTGGTGATTCGTATGTACTGCCAAACTGTGTATGCAGTTAACTTGAGACCACCCAGCCAAAGGGCAAAACCTCTGCGAATTTTTGAGTGCTTGGCGCTACCAAAGGTTGCTGCGATTTCTACCAATCAGCCATGAGTTCGTTTTTTGATGATCTAGGGTATTGTCCAGGGCATCTAGCCTTAGGGTTTCCGTCTTGATGTGTTTTCTTCGTTCAAGTCGATGCTCAGAGAAAAGTGAGATAAGATAAAAAATGAAGCCGTGAATATTTTATAAAGTCTCTTTCACCCAAACGATGCATATTTTATTATTCAAAAGTTTCGACTTAGGCttatattttcaaataatttgatatttatttcaaattattttctctCCCTtgctccctctctccctatctatctctctatctataccTTTCCCTTCCTCTAGGTAGTTTAGATTATTGAAAGAAAATTACTtgctccctctctccctatctatctctctatctataccTTTCCCTCCCTCTCGTCCCATATATCTGTAACTCTCTTTTTCTCTTCCCATATTTTTTTATCTTCCCATATTTTTTATCTCcccctctttttctcttcctatctcAATCTTCCCCTAtttcactctccctctttctctcttcctATCTCAATCTTcccctatttctctctccctccatctatatttgtttatcttttttatttgtctatctctccatctctatctctcttcctctctctctatatctctctatctcaccatctatctctctccctctccctctatcttcatctctctatccctcttcctTATCCTAGACATCTACATATCtatatctctccatatctctccatatctctctctctctctctctctctctctctctccatctcactTTACCCCAATTTCTCTCCCCATCTATACATTTATAATTTATATCTTCCATCTCTATTTATCCCTCTCTCTTGTCTCTTTATCACCCATCTCTCTCTCATCCcccatctatctctccctctacttattgcaaacataacatgacacTGTTTGTAATGGAGtctgattatcttcctaattcaaagCTTTTTTCAATCATGTTTGGATTTCTTTAAgcgtatgcattttttattttaagaTATCACACTTCCATTGAAAATATTCTATGCACATGCAACATTATATTGCACAAAAGCATGCCAAAAATAGATCAAATTTTCCCTTATTCACCTTCTACATAGTGCAATTATTAGTAGATAGATGTATTTGAGATATATATACTAGTTTATATATTCTTTTCATGGAATTTGTTATTTTGTaacatggagaattttttttaatattgtaaaCTTCTGATTGAATATTGATATGCTATAATTCTGATCAGGGTTGAAGTTAATCAAAGGTTTTCCTTTTAAATTGTCCTTATGTGATGTATTGGCAAGTTTTCTGGTCATTACTAGGTCTGTGATGATGTCATCCTATGTTATTGGAAGTATTGTCATAAATTTCCCTCACAGGTTTAGGACATAATTAATGAAGTGTAGTTTATCTCTTGCTCTTTAATCATGAAAGCAATCAGAATCTGTTTTTGGGTGGCACGTTTCTGATACCTTAAATTCACAATTTAAATATTTAGCTTCATAAAAGTTTGTCTTATTTCTATTACTTTATAAATTTATTTCTGATAGGATTCCTTCGCCACTATAACCACCACTTATTTGTCTGTTTTCCTCTATGATTTTATCTAAGAGGATAATTTCTTCCATATAGTTGTTAACATATGCAAACTTGTAATATGTGTTTGATTTAGCAAGTATGCTCGAGAATGTTTTGAATTTTCTTCATGTATGATCTTTCTTTTGAAGTGCCCACACTGTTATAGTACACTAAATCTACAAAATGTCAAAAACCATAAAAGGAGGACAGTCTTATCAATATCAGAAGTATGTCCAGCTGTTGAAATAGGACTATCAAAGTCCAAAAGTTGTACTCAACTGATAGCACATGCAAGTCAAGTAATATTTAAATCCGATTAGGTGAGCCTAATTTCTGTTTTTGTTAGATCTCATTAACAGCTGTAAAATCTAAGGCACCCTTCAACTTTAGTCTTCTAACTCTATTTTGGGTGTACATAGCTAGGTGGTCAAGagattttctcttcatgtatgGATTCTATATAAATAATTTTTGTGTTAATGCTACAGTGTATTACAAAGGTACCCTACCAAATTTGTTGGTTGTTGCCTTGCAAACCCTACAGAAGATGGAAGTGGGATTGGTGAACTAGAACACCTTGTCAAGAAGGTATTGAATTTGAATCTATTATTTTTGAGTTTCTTATATATTCATTCCTTACAATCATTTTATTATAGAAATTTTTCAACTTCAGAATTGAATAGTTTACACACAGAATTGCTTTTTCCATAGGAATTTATAAGATATGTGACATAAACCTTTGATGACATCAAGGCTGGTTTGCTTTGATTCTTTAGAATGGTTATCGAGCTGTTCGTTTCAACCCATATTTATGGCCTGATGGACAAAAGGTTCTTATTTGAACTCTTACTTGAAAGTAGCTAATAATCACTGGATAGAAAATCACATTAAGTCTTAATACATGTATGTATGTTCTGAACACTTTTGTATTCACTGTGAGATACTGAGTAAAGTGTATGTAGAGTATTAAACTTTTCTAGTTCATTCAATCATGTACTATAGACTGAAATACTTGAAGTGTATTCTCTTCTCAAACAGATGACCAATGAAGTTGGCAAGGCCATGTTTGCAAAATCAGGAGAGCTTGGAGTACCTGTTGGGTTTATGTGCTTCAAGGTACTTTATAACTTCTTTACAACTAGGTTACAGTAATAGGTAAAATTTCTCATTTATGAAGTTCTTAATtcatttgattgacatatgaataatGGTAAATAATAATTTCTCATATTGTAATCTTTTAAAACTTGATGGCCTCAGTATGTTGATTGTGTGAAGGATGCATGATAGAAATTGCAGTTTTAAGTTGCCGATAGTTCTTGTTTTAGTAGAAAGTGCATTGAAATAATATACTTTCACTGGTTAACAAATTTCATGTTCTGAAAGTATGATTTCTCATATGATCGGAAATAATCTTTTCAATTACTTGGGAAGAACTCTTGACTCTGACGATTTTCAgtataattataggtattaaaaaTAGGGAGCATCATGGTGAAGGATAATGACTGGGTGTTTGTAGGCTTATCTAGCTTCTGTCCAGTTATATGTATGCTCTTGATGGTGGGAAAATGAATTTAAAGCAGAAGTAGATGAATAATAAAGTGTACTAGTATTGCATGGTTTAAACCCACCTTAAAAAGATACTGGCATGGCATGAAAAATACTGATTTTTTCAGAACCCTGGGTACAGTTTGTCTTGGAAATGGCCATACATTAtatgtaaaaataaaattaatgtgtTCTGGGGCACAGAGAAGAACGTGGTGGATAACCTAATCAAACTGATTCATTAAGGTTATGTGCGGAAATGGTTTTGTTAATGACAGGCTAGGAATATGTAGattacaattggaaagaaaaagtGGAGAAGGCACTTAACAACATATCTAGATCTGTAAATGCAGATCGTACTCCTCTCAGATTTGATAGTTGATAGATTGTAATTAATATTTctgaatatatgtgatttatgattCTAATGAAGACTGTGTTTTGCAGGTCCAAACAAGGCTGAGAATGTTCGATTTTAATTGCTCAATATTGCATTATCGGGTCTGCATATATACTTGTATCGGGGGGGCATGTCTTGAGTGGACATGTCTCCACAAAGTGGAGTCATGTCCGCTCAAGACGTGCCTCCTCATCGATGGCACTTAAACAATATTATGAATACCATTTTATGAACGGTCACTTACTATTAGTTAAGTAGTCACTAACATATGTTTAATATGCCGATAAGAAAGGTATTCAACGTATATACAATGTAAGCAATGTTGATCGATCATTACtcgattgataatggaatcaataTGATATTAATTCATGTAGATCGAAATCATTCTTTATTCGATCATGATAATTAATAGTGAGGTGGTAAACTGATATATTTCATTGTTGATTCTTTATCTATCAATGCTAtaattttaacactccctcttagctagagaaGATAAAGAGTAAGAATATTATAATGAACTCTGAGAGTACATTACCATACTAATAGCTATCACATAACTTGTGATAAGAGTTATCACCTAATCTCGTGATAAGGTATATCACCTAATCtcgtgatatgaagtatcacctgtCTCGTGATACTAAAGGATATAATATACTCAAGAACATTACATTCTCCTCATATATCCTagttatggtatgtgcactgacattaagtcacataatgtctaccataacaaaTCATGACAAATCCATGAATAatgatatcaagtcacatgatatcaaTCTACTGAGCATTATAAGATCGCCACCTTATAGTGTCAAATACAAGTGCTCATTATCtaaaagatcgtcacctttcaGAAATGTACACAGGGGGTGGGGCCCATAAAGTCATAGAGTCACACATATGACAAaataagtttacacattaaacatcttatatatTAGTACAGATAGATATAATACTTacatttcaatcataccaagactctttttgaagtgttcaactttcactctGGAGAGAGGTTTGGTAAGTATGTCTGCTGTTTGATCTCCTGTACTGATATACTTTAACGGGATTACATTCCTTTCTACCATGtctctcacatagtgataaggaatctcaatatgcttagatctatcatgaaatactggattcactgaaagcttaatacaaactctgattatcacaatggatAATAGTAGGTTTCAGAGGCTCACCAAATAATCCCACAAGTAGTTTTCTGAGCCATACTGccagagaaacgggactcgcccggactcgcccaaactcggcgagttcGAGTATGAGTTAGGCCTGGCGAGTCCCAGGGGCTTGGACTCGGACTCATCTGAGTCTGGCGAGTAAAATCACCAAACTTgctgagttggcgagtttggcccaaactcgccaaactcggcgagtcccgagccccAGTCTCGGCCGGCGTCTagaaactcgccaactcggcgagtcccgagccccAGTCTCGGCCGGCGTCTAGccaaacaaaaaacacaaaaaaaatttaatttgcaatgtttttgaagtccgtttttttttaataattatcttctatccctaaaagtgactttcatttcattcacttgcaaaaaaaggagtaaagtgagttgggaagaaaaacaagggtgcatagaagaaaaaccagcatggaggaagctcaagttttcttcaatttgtcacattggagctgcattgtgtttcgatttggtgcatcaagagttggataggaagactttgcagctcatttcaagcttgttgtaagaggtacggttgtttttttgaagattagtttgtttcttgtatgcaaaaattccattttgtatccatttattttgaaagttttacatcttctttcaaaatcttttgtatgtgtgtatgtagcatgtagtatgtagttgtagtgttttactatgtagggtttgtaaatttcttttttcttaaagtagggtttgacaaaccctactttagtttttttgaatgtatgtaatatgtattaattttattttgtatttgtaatgttttattgcagcaaacttcactttattatttcaatttgcctcaacttcaagtttcacaaaactatcctaaaatgtctacttcagcttctagaccccccattagaaaggaccctgcttggaaatatcatgaggattttctagggcaaggaaaggggcaaacaaaatgtatgttttgcaaaacaatattccatggaggtatatataggctgaaataccatattgctggtgtgcgtggacatgatgccgaaccatgcctaaaagcagtccctgaggccgtacgtgattgttatgtaatggttgaggagattgaaaggaaaaagaaacaaaaggaggatcgagcggccattgggagagagacagttttaggaagaggTACACAGTTAGGCtatgttggaggcccttcttccttacctccatatcgtcccactcagtttgctactactggtgcttccgtttctgcttctgcttctataagtggcagtgccactgccacttctcatgctcctaccactagtagttgtagtgggaatgttaccattggacctagcattcgtaaatctaggttggattccttctttgtgcctcgcactactcctgggtcccaaccgtcgctagagggcatgggttggaacaaggaggtccatgatgctgctaaaatggcagttggcaggttttggagctacagctgtattccattctttgtagccaggtgagtgttttactaacttttatgtttgataactttgattgctttaatttttatacttaacttatctcattgaatttttatacttaacttatctcattgagtttctttgcgacaagtctccttattggcaacaaatggttgatgccattaccatatgcggggcggggttcaaagcccctagtgagagtgatttgaggggacccattttgtctcaaatggtggatgatgtgaaaaaggatttagatgaacaacgccagatatggagcactaaaggttgcaccatcatgactgatggttggacggataggagaaatagaactctccttaattttcttgtttcttccgcaggtgattaattaattttagtttcatatagtctttaattttttattttttatctaatggtttattgaatgatcattgacctagctttatttttttatttcagggggcaccgttttcatcaagtccattgatgcctccgcccattgcaagaatgccacctacctatgtgagcagatagaggaggtgattgaagatgtgggtgaggagaacgtggtacaggtggtgaccgacaatgcagcaaattatgttgctgcgggtaaacttttgattacaaactatttttgtttgcaaattaattactatcttgtagtttgtacctccattaattacaatttacaatgcaacaaaaagCTTGTAGTTGTACATAGCATCTTGCAACCAATTGACCGTAACATGCTTTCATACAAGGATAATCCAAAAACACAATGGGATGTAACGCTAGTGAAGCCACACAAATTGAtgctattgtaatgtcccctaccagtACAGGGCCTTAAAATCTGCAATAGATGGCTCGATTGATGATAACCCTGCAATCACAAGGATGCACACAATAcctacaagcatatatatatatatatatatatatatatatatatatatatatattacagatCAGCATAAAATTTCAGCACTAACATGCAGACTGAGAAAAAGTATCGTAGGCTGAAAAAGGAGAGCACGGGACTGCTTCTCTACCAAATCCAAGGGCTGGTTGCTTCTAACCCTCTTGCTAGATGGGTAGTCTACCTATGCTTCCCTTCTAAACCTTAATACTTTCAGACACTCAAATAACTTCTCTGTCTTGAGAAGATTGGTAGGGAGATAGTAACTGGCTCCTTGACTTCATGGGTCTCTGACCACATGACAGCCCCGCGTTGCCACTGGTTACCTTCTCTAGTGCTCTCCCCAAGATAGAGTTGAAAAACACAATCCTAACATTTCTATATGGTATACAGAAAAATGCCTAATGACTTAGCAGTATATTACACAATtgttgcaggtagactattgatggagaggcacccatctatagtttggactccttgtgctgctcattgcattgacctcatgttggaggatattgaaaaaatcccatgggtcaagagatgtgtagaaagggcaagaaatgtctgcaaatttgtatataatcattcatgggtgttggctcttatgagacaatacacagagcagaaggagttagctcgtccaggaatcacaagatttgccacaaacttcctcacattgcagtccatgcttaggtctaagtctgccttgagacgtatgattgttggtgaggagtggtcttcctcatcctatgctaccacccctgcagggatagatatggcagactgcatttttgatgagcaaggcttttgggtcccttgtgatgagatagtgaaggtaatttttttataaattctacaatttaacttcatgttttataacttattatatgtattctcttatttgctcatttttctaaattacacaatattttcaattttgcagtttgttaagcccttggtggttttgttgtgagttgcggatggagataagcccgcaatgggctatatatatgagggcatggatagggcgaaggagacCATCAGATTCGTCTATTgagcagatgagagcaagtatggtcccatttgggagatcattgataggagatggcatcatcagcttcataggcccatccatgcggcagcctattatctgaatctaGCATTtcattttatcccttctttcaaggctgatgtggaggtccttaatgggctatatgcaatcatggagaagatgggccCTGCTGGTACTTCTCAaatagacctttttcgagagctacagaTGTTCTCAGATGCATAAGGGGAGACCTCTCGTCCTGTCGCTAGagacggtaggacaactatgatgccaggtaaaaataaattgttaggcttaattttagttttattgaatactatattgtaacttgttaaatgagttcatgagtgagactgattttatttatttttctcatttcaaactcagatcattggtggaacttttttggcccagagacaccaaatattcagaagttggccattcgcatcatgagccaaccatgcagcgcatcaggttgtgagcacaattggagtatgtttgagcacatacactccaagaggcgcaatagattatttgtggagaagatgaatgatcttgtctttgttcactacaacctccgcctgagaatgagaaagaatgcaatagTTGACTTGTCtgctatcattctagatgaggttgatcttgaagcagactgggccaatgagaatcagacagctcctgggactcctacagctgtatttagtgatgatgacattgattggattgaccaggtagatatagaggctgaggctctagccatggcagaggaggagcagagagcacgagcagggacaggaaatactgagactcagagTGACACAGCTGTTCCTGATGTTGGCGAGCATGACAcagctgttcctgatgttggtgagcatggcatggtgtcacggggagcgactatggttgttgaatcatccaggacctactttaaacgccttcgcaaggggccagggcgagagggtgcacgACCCTCTGAGCCAtggcttgtacacttgtagttgtatttagtatttactatttacctttggtattcgtatgaaacatttgatgatgatcatatgatgacatggattttttattccatgagttttgtaatgtTGTATAcgtttgacaatatttatatatctatgtttgttattttcttcagctacaatttgcgtttatgcttatgtgattgatgtatacttgtgtatgtaatcaaatgagccgagtttgatgatgtttttgtgtctttaaggtgtattcaataaagggtgtctgaaacaagttttaaatctttaaaaatctctaaatttcttgagtttttcactttcttgAGTCCGACCGAGTTTGGAGCCGAGTCTGATGCCGAGTCCTGAGTCCGaatccgagtcggccttgccgagtccaagccgaagccgagtccgagtcccgtttctttgcatactgcttctcttgcagccatagaagctgcaatgtattcggcttctgtagaactctgagccATTGAATATTGTTTTCTGCTTATCCACGATATCATAGTCGAtgctaaactgaagcaacatcctgaggtgcttttccgatcggtcacacttccagcccaatttgaatctgtgaaTCCATGAAGATCTAAATCAACCTTTCCATATTTGAGACCATAATTAAGGGTACCTTGAAGGTACCTCATTATATGCTTCACGGCAACAAGATGTATCTCCttgggctcacacataaactgactcaaagcagTTACAGCATAACACATATCTGGTCTGGTGTTGACCAAGTACATCAAAGATCCAATCATCTACCTGTAGAGAGTTGGATCTGCTAATTGAGAATCTGCTGCTGCTTCCTTCaatttatgaagatttgtttccatgggAGATGACATAGATctacaattcatcattccaaatctcttcaatatatcAAGGGTGTACTTACCTTGATTCAGAATAATGCCATCTGATTTCTGCCAGACTTCTAATTCAAGAAAGTAGTGCAATAGACCTAAGTCCTTCATGTCACACTCTGAGGCTAGATCCTTCTTACACTAATCAATAAGGTGATCCACTCCTGTAatcaatagatcatcaacatataatagcGGGCAagtggtgcaaaagtttcttcataatcaattccctcctt
This window harbors:
- the LOC131036100 gene encoding uncharacterized protein LOC131036100 gives rise to the protein MERHPSIVWTPCAAHCIDLMLEDIEKIPWVKRCVERARNVCKFVYNHSWVLALMRQYTEQKELARPGITRFATNFLTLQSMLRSKSALRRMIVGEEWSSSSYATTPAGIDMADCIFDEQGFWVPCDEIVKFVKPLVVLL